Proteins encoded by one window of Puntigrus tetrazona isolate hp1 chromosome 25, ASM1883169v1, whole genome shotgun sequence:
- the LOC122331062 gene encoding major histocompatibility complex class I-related gene protein-like, translating into MDTPCVLMVFHLAQGFVFAGSHNLTGLATYIREERAFSATVMLDDITVAYYNSGKKIYVARGNDTNEDDVIDPRDLKVLSEYVLAHFEERSNRLRPVNATESLVVYQMMAVCTQSDNKHQQLFSKTAYRGSTVDERCFIDGDLNYQLFSNYTEEQIIPNLSRYKLRVEKLYYPVCITTLKNYLKKRETQLNRKEKPRVRLIRKAISDSGGSRVSCLATGFYPRHINLTLFRDQQPVADHEITGGDLLPNDDGTYQMRKSLEISAADKHKYTCSVTHLSLDNKLDVTLESEPGVAFKSAILSVLIFLSLVLVCGTGLIIYKCRKRQTASNEQVESTA; encoded by the exons ATGGACACCCCGTGTGTTCTCATGGTTTTCCATCTGGCTCAAGGTTTCGTTTTTGCAG GTTCTCATAATTTGACAGGACTTGCGACTTACATCAGAGAAGAAAGAGCATTTAGTGCTACAGTTATGTTGGATGACATCACTGTAGCTTATTATAATTCAGGAAAAAAGATCTATGTTGCAAGAGGAAATGATACAAATGAAGATGATGTTATAGATCCAAGGGACCTTAAGGTTTTAAGTGAGTATGTACTTGCTCATTTTGAAGAAAGATCAAATCGCCTGAGACCTGTCAACGCCACAGAAA GTCTTGTAGTTTATCAGATGATGGCAGTTTGTACACAGAGTGACAACAAACATCAACAACTATTCTCCAAAACTGCTTATAGAGGCTCTACTGTTGATGAGCGGTGCTTTATTGATGGCGATTTGAACTATCAGTTATTTTCAAATTACACAGAAGAACAAATAATACCCAATCTTAGTCGGTACAAACTGCGTGTTGAGAAATTGTATTACCCAGTCTGCATAACAACTCTGAAGAATTAccttaaaaagagagaaactcAGCTAAACAGAAAAG AGAAACCACGAGTCAGACTCATCCGGAAAGCTATCTCTGATTCTGGAGGTTCTCGTGTGAGTTGTTTGGCGACAGGGTTTTACCCTCGTCACATCAACCTGACCCTGTTCAGAGACCAGCAGCCTGTAGCTGATCATGAGATCACTGGAGGAGATCTGCTGCCCAACGATGACGGGACGTACCAGATGAGGAAGAGTCTGGAGATCAGTGctgcagacaaacacaaatacacctGCTCCGTCACACACCTCAGTCTGGACAACAAACTGGACGTCACTCTGG aatcCGAGCCTGGTGTAGCATTCAAATCAGCTATTCTCTCAGTGCTGATATTTTTGAGTCTGGTGTTGGTGTGTGGAACTGGACTCATCATATATAAATGCCGGAAGAGACAAACAG catctaATGAACAAGTTGAAAGTACAgcataa
- the LOC122331063 gene encoding hereditary hemochromatosis protein homolog: MNAPCAAVVCLLLVPVSVLAGSHTLMGLATYITGERAFNATIMLDDITVAYYNSETKIYVARGNYTNEDDVVDPNYLKAVSENLLNHFEERPKGLRPDNIENQSHEVHQVMGLCEQNDNKRGQIISKNAYRGSTFNELRYFDGEYTYQGFLNYTRPEIQLNLERSKERLVQLYYPACIEILKNYLKKRETQLNRKVTPRVRLIRKAISDSGGSRVSCLATGFYPRHINLTLFRDQQPVADHEITGGDLLPNDDGTYQMRKSLEISAADKHKYTCSVTHLSLDNKLDVSLEDELPRYHIAVVIFVLLWVCVIFLVAVAICRKRQTERHPDDDDVL, encoded by the exons atgaacGCACCCTGTGCTGCTGTTGTGTGTTTGCTCTTGGTTCCAGTTTCTGTTTTAGCAG GTTCTCATACTTTGATGGGGCTTGCAACATACATTACAGGAGAAAGAGCATTTAATGCTACAATAATGTTGGATGACATCACTGTAGCTTATTATAATTCAGAAACAAAGATCTATGTTGCAAGAGGAAATTATACAAATGAAGATGATGTTGTAGATCCAAATTACCTTAAGGCTGTAAGTGAGAATCTGCTTAATCATTTTGAAGAAAGACCAAAAGGCCTCAGACCTGACAACATAGAAAATCAAA GTCATGAAGTTCATCAGGTTATGGGTCTTTGTGAGCAGAATGACAATAAACGTGGAcaaataataagcaaaaatgcttATAGAGGCTCAACGTTTAATGAGCTGCGTTATTTTGACGGTGAATACACATACCAGGgatttttaaattacacacGACCAGAAATACAACTAAATCTTGAGAGGTCCAAGGAACGTCTTGTGCAATTGTATTACCCAGCCTGCATAGAAATACTGAAGAATTAccttaaaaagagagaaactcAACTAAACAGAAAAG TAACACCACGAGTCAGACTCATCCGGAAAGCTATCTCTGATTCTGGAGGTTCTCGTGTGAGTTGTTTGGCGACAGGGTTTTACCCTCGTCACATCAACCTGACCCTGTTCAGAGACCAGCAGCCTGTAGCTGATCATGAGATCACTGGAGGAGATCTGCTGCCCAACGATGACGGGACGTACCAGATGAGGAAGAGTCTGGAGATCAGTGctgcagacaaacacaaatacacctGCTCCGTCACACACCTCAGTCTGGACAACAAACTGGACGTCTCTCTGG AAGATGAGCTCCCCCGTTATCACATTGCTGTTGTGATATTTGTCCtgctgtgggtgtgtgtgatttttctaGTAGCAGTAGCCAtctgcaggaaaaggcaaaCAGAAAGACATCCGG ATGATGACGATGTTTTGTAA
- the LOC122330770 gene encoding T-cell surface glycoprotein CD1b3-like — MYFPKGNKTNEDGVIELGYKNISSYMYNSFTRRSAMLSHYNYNVYQTLVVCELLDLDRPGKMIIRDAAGGCTTDEMCYFNNNFTYTVTANITKELIKPHLEYFKTKFAKFLYPVCITTLRNYLKSRGGQLTRRIMPNIRLIQKAISDSGGSRVSCLATGFYPRHINLTLFRDQQPVADHEITGGDLLPNDDGTYQMRKSLEISAADKHKYTCSVTHLSLDNKLDVTLENNSSRYHIGAGVLMFVCAVCVILAIAMWMRRQGRQMTCDCVPSRFYIQLFTK, encoded by the exons atgtattttccgAAAGGGAATAAAACGAATGAAGACGGTGTGATTGAATTAGGTTATAAGAATATAAGTAGCTACATGTATAACTCCTTTACAAGACGATCTGCAATGCTCAGTCACTACAATTACA ATGTTTATCAGACACTGGTTGTCTGTGAGCTGCTGGATCTTGACAGGCCTGGAAAGATGATTATCAGAGATGCTGCCGGAGGCTGCACCACAGATGAAATGTGTTACTTTAACAACAACTTTACTTATACAGTGACTGCCAATATTACAAAGGAACTGATCAAACCCCACTTGGAATACTTCAAGACGAAATTTGCAAAGTTCTTATATCCAGTTTGCATAACAACTCTCAGGAATTACCTTAAAAGTAGAGGAGGACAATTGACTAGGAGGA taatgcCCAATATCAGACTCATCCAGAAAGCTATCTCTGATTCTGGAGGTTCTCGTGTGAGTTGTTTGGCGACAGGGTTTTACCCTCGTCACATCAACCTGACCCTGTTCAGAGACCAGCAGCCTGTAGCTGATCATGAGATCACTGGAGGAGATCTGCTGCCCAACGATGACGGGACGTACCAGATGAGGAAGAGTCTGGAGATCAGTGctgcagacaaacacaaatacacctGCTCCGTCACACACCTCAGTCTGGACAACAAACTGGACGTCACTCTGG AGAACAATTCTTCCAGATATCACATAGGTGCCGGTGTCCTGATGTTTGTAtgtgcagtgtgtgtgattCTGGCGATAGCCATGTGGATGAGAAGACAAGGAAGACAGATGACTTGCGATTGTGTTCCCTCAAGATTTTACATTcagttatttacaaaataa